The nucleotide sequence TGGTCCGTATTATAATATATGCTATTAGAAAATTAGCATTATCGctaatggctataaataaataggcAAATCATTATCTAGAtcccaaatgtgatattttaacTAGTTTGCATCCTATTGAATGTATAACATGTTAGGGTAACTTGGGGTAAACCGCCACCCGGGGTATAACGCCCCCTGCCTGTACTTCTCACAGACACCCCTtcatgtcacccccccccccccccccccaatacttTCCCTGGTTGCCACTAATCTTGCTCAACTAAAAATGTAATCTGTCTCATCACAATTTAAGTCACTCCCCAAAAAATGATTTTGAGGTTGGGTGGCATTTTACCCCCAAGTTACCCTACAATCGACCCCATGTTACATTTAGCCCCACTCCCCTTTTGCACTCACTCCAAACTTGTTTAAATATGCTGCTGCTAAAAACTGGTACAGTTCACATATGTAGGAGTTGAGAAATGAGTAGGAATGGAAAGTTGGGATCCCTCTGAGGATTGAATGAGGCCATTAAAATGTCTGTTTTCCCCGCAATTGTCAGAATGCATGTTTCCCTCCCTAATGGCACTCGTAACTTGAATGCGCTTCGAGAGGAATATTAATCTGGCATAGGACACACAACAACAagatgactaggtaaatagatcaactattctACTATGGAGTTGTCTGGTTttgtttaataacaccattacatgactaggtaaataggtTGACTGTTCTATAATGGGGTAGTGTGATTTATCTAGTCATTTCTCATTTAGTTTGCAGAGGAAAAGTTAATGTGGACTGTTCTAGCATCTTCAGAGTTCTAGCATCTTCAGAGTTCTAGCATCTTCAGAGTTCTAGTTTCTTCAGAGTTCTAGCATCTTCAGAGTTCTAGCATCTTCAGAGTTCTAGCATCTTCAAAGTTCTAGCATCTTCAGAGTTCTAGCATCTTCAGAGttctagcatcttcaaagtgcgcATCGtcagatttgtatttattttatgtcCCATATTTTGGTGTCGTGGCGACAATAATTTTGCCACGGAGCAGCGCCACATGTAAATGACTGCAGCGGGAAAACACTGcctcaaaccaactataaattcTATACACGTTTTGAAAGCATTAAATGAGAACTAAAAGGTGTGCAAATGAAAATATTGtctcatttacattgtgtaatttgttatctttaattatttgttacttttattttattttttaacattttttaCCTACACtattggttagggcttgtaagtaagcatttcactgtaaggtctactacacctgttgtattcagcatttcactgtaaggtctactacacctgttgtattcagcatttcactgtaaggtctacacctgttgtattcagcgcatgtgacaaataacatttgatttgatttaatgatcCCTAATTAGCCCCGGAGATGGGCTATCCAAAGTTCAACCACTTTCGCCACGGTCGTACACTATTTGGCTAAATCATTTGGCTAACTCTTACCGTCTGCGAACACACgagacccacatcaaaccacagcCCGAAACCAACTCGCGTTTGATTGGGCCGCTAACATTTTCTCAATGAACCAAATctaaaaacaaggccaaatcaggaagtgcagtcgCCCTTTAACGATTCCTCATTGAAACAAATGATGTTCTCTGTCCCATGATCCTCTTTCAGGCACTGCGTCACACACCCAGGTGACCAGCGGTACTATCGTCACCATGACGATGCCCTCCCACTCCTCCCACGCCACAGCACTGTCCACCTCTACCATTCCAGTTGGTGAGTAACAGCATGTATAAGTAAGTAAGATGGCACCGGacagatatggcagctctgcttctagctcctaagcaaacTTTGATTTAAAACTCGGATGCATTGAAAACTAGTGCACAAAATACTCAGACACATTCAAAGCCACTAGTGGGCTTTTtgtattcattatttattttatatttggatGTCCCTTTAAATAGTATTTATATCTGTATTGTGTTGTACCAACAGCTGAAGTGTATTGTGTTGTATCATAATTCCCCCTTCCTGTGTTGTACCAACAGCTAAAGTGGTACCTCAGCCCATAGCCCACACCTCCCCCCGTGTCCAATCAGACTACCTTGGAGAGAGGACCAACCTGATCCAGCCTATAGCCCACACCTCTCCCCATGTCCAATCAGACTACCAGCCCATAGCCCACACCTCCCCCCGTGTCCAATCAGATTACCCTGTAGAGAGGACCAACCTGATCTCCATCTCTGGCAACCGCTCCTCTCCTAACCCTGTCACCATCGAGGCCAGGAGTGACAACAGGCCGGTGCACTTCCAGTACTTCCTGCCTACTTTTTCCTCTTCTCCGTACCCCCGGACACACACCTACACCCCCATCACCAGCTCCGTGTCCACCATCAGACAGTACCCAGGTGAATTCTTGggtacaaaaaaaaatgtatcttttgAATTGACTTGGGAATACGTTGCCCAATACACAAAGAGTaagattgtgatcatgaaaaaggaaactatgacatatattttatatcactatcatgcacacgcaccctcacacataaggatggctcagaaagactgatacatgtttgatagtagtagtagacaccctcacacataaggatggctctgttgtagactgatacatgtttgatagtagtagtagacaccctcacacataaggatggctctgttggggaaagactgatacatgtttgatagtagtagtagacaccctgacacataaggatggctctgttggggaaagactgatacatgtttgatagtagtagtagacaccctgacacataaggatggctctgttggggaaagactgatacatgtttgatagtgtcttgatgctgtattgtttgtccttcatgttctaatactttaatgttaccccttccttgtgttttttgtaataaataattataaaaaatacattttaaaaatgacaaaataattataataataataaataaatgaaataaaataaataaataataataaaaaacattaataattaacaaaaaataataataataaaaaaataaaatagtgaATACCTTAAGGATCAGTTGGCATCATGTCCCAGGTCTGCTTTGactgacaccctcctcctcctctcctcagtgaCGCCCCAGACCCCTAGCTCTACTCTGCCCAGCCAGCCTGCTGTGGCCGTGCCTACTACCCTTCACCTCAACCCCATGCAGCTGATGGCCGTCGACAGGATTGGTTTACAGTCTGCACAAATCAGCACCCAGGGAATCCAGCCTCAACCAATGGGAGCCCAGGGCATCCAGCCTGCACCAATGGGAGTGCAGGGTTTACATAGCTCTGGTCCAATCGGCACACAGGGGATTCAGCAGGCACCAATCGCAGGGCAGCAGCCTGAGGCCAAACCATCTGGTAATCTACAGTATACTAACGCTAAACATGGCCTCATGAAGCAGCATCTCATACTTTAAATATTGAATATGACCCACAGGGACCTGAAAACACATAATATTGTACAAAAATATAtgtttggataaaagcatctgctgaaGGTGATGTTATTGAATGATAATTGGTCAAATCTGATGATGAGTATATGGCTGTACATTTGAACCTGTGTTCTGTTCGGTGTCGGTTCTACAGGGATGGTATTGGCTGACGGCAGTACGTTTGTAGCTGGCCCGTTTGGCGCCACACAGCCCGTTGCTACCATGGTACAGACACACCCCCAGGGCGGAGTTGGAGGCGGAGCGcccaccttggtctcctcccctCGACCCAGCATCCTCCGCAAGAAGCCAGCCAATGAGGGGTGAGTCAATCAGTCGGTCAATTAATCAATTAATCTGCCAGCCAATGAAGGGTGAGGTGAGCCTCTGAgcccagggtcatgttcattagggaacTGTGTAATAAAAGAGTTTAGATAGGACTTCATTGTTGTCTTCTGTGTCAGGCCTGCTGAACACCACCCACTGAACCAGGGGGGGCGCGGGAACTTAGAGAGATATTTAAAacgtgtcagaaatgtccagatcaacgaGCCCCTGTCAGCTAACCTTTATTTTTTGCTcgttttttttaagcccatatattttgttgtaatgttcaattcactcaaatatcacatgaatacacattagacatggcaaaaatgaatagaatttgctttaaaactgcaaagtgTTCTCCGcacctcatgacaaaatgtgtagaatagcaagaAATGAGCTTTAAacttgcaaaatgttctctccgccaacaagaggagggggggggtgaaCAGTTGGTGTCATGAACAGAGCTTGTACCCATCGAAATAGATGTGGTGGGGctgggatgttccccaatgctggaagggggggctGAGTGAAACAGTTTGGAGAACCCCTGTTCATAAACATAATCTCTCAAACACAAGCCCCACGTGTTAGTGAGTAGCCAGCTCGTCTTTTTATATTTAAAGTCTAGCCAACTTGGATCAATTTGCTCGCTAACAAGATAGAAGAGTTGAATAATTATGAATAcactctcctcctgtctgtctctttaacAACACAGCCTGGGCACTTTGTTTACATGTTGAAATCAACATGTCTGGGAAACATAATGATTATTTATCTGATTTAGAACAAGTTGCCTCAATGGGTTATATTAATGACTATTTGTATGCTAGTTGCAAATGTCTAAAACACAAGACTAGCCAGCTAGCACGTAACAGTATGGGGCTGAAATGCTGGAGGGGCTTGGTGACCACAGCGCAAAAGGAGGGAAGGAGACGAGCCCAAAGAATTACAAAAACGCTCATAAAAACAGAAGGAGAGAAAAATGAAAAACAACTTGATTGTTGTGATTTGCAGGCATGTGGAACATTGCTCTAAAATATACATTCAAATGAATTCGATATCGCCCAgcctaacgtgtgtgtgtgtgtgtgtgtgtgtgtgtgtgtgtgtgtgtgtgtgtgtctgtgtgtctctgcctgtgtgtgtgtgtgtgtgtgtgtgtgtgtgtgtgtgtgtgtgtgtgtgtgtgtgtgtgtgtgtgtgtgtgtgtgtgtgtgtgtgtgtctgtgtgtgtgtgtttaggtgtggTGTTGGTAAGACTCTGATACCGGCGGTGTCTGGTGAGGCTCACAGcggcagagtggagggaggagtgagaggagcAGGACAACCAAGAGCTGCAGGGTGAGCCTTCAGATGAATCATTCATTCAAAGCCTGGGTCATGCCTGTCCTGTAATGAATATAGGCTGCCTCCTAGATGACGCCCGATTTTCCCAGATGGCATCCTACCTGGCTGCTTTGcgtaatgtattgttgtctctaacttcttgacctttgtgctgttgtctgtgcccaataatgtctgtaccatgttttgtgctgctaccatgttgtgttgctaccatgcagTGTTgtctgccttgctatgttgttgtctcaggtctctctttatgtagtgttgtctctcttgtcgagatgtgtgttttgtcctatgttattttttaattttaatcccaggcccccgtcccctcaggaggcctttttgccttttggtaggccgtcattataaataagaatgtgttcttaactgacttgcctagttaaataaaaaaatattttctagatggcaccctatttcctagatggcaccctatttcctagatggcaccctatttcctagatggcaccctattgccatttgggacatatccaTATTAGTAtgactctcatctctctctctgagtgagtctaacatacctctctctctctctctctctctctctcagagtgaGTCTAAcaagcctctctcgctctctccctgtcaGAGTGAAGCCTAAAGCAGAGGTTCACATGACCATGGTGGCTCCTCCAGTCCTAGTCATGGCTGCAGTGGAGGCTCTACCCTCCCAGGGAGGAGCGGAGCAGCAGGCGGTCTCTTCCCCAGCCCAGCAGCACCTATCCCAGGCTATCCCCTCCAACCTGCTGGCCCCCCGTGGTCCTCCACCGCCCTCCCAGCCCAGCTCCACTGCCCACCTCTCTGCCCTGCCGGCTGCCATGGCCGTGACACCCACTGGCCCCGCCTCCATGGCCAAGACTGTCGCCTCCCCCACCCAGCCCGCAGCCAGTAGCACGGCAGCATGCAGCGGAGGTTCCGCCCACACAGAGGTCAAAATCAAGCAGGAGACGGAGTCTATGGAGATGTATCAACCAGGTAACGTGTATACGTTTCCATCTCAATTCGTCTTTCTGTAATACCTCACGTCCTTTCTCCTTTCCCGTAGTCCTTCCTCTCGAGACCTTGTTCTCCAATCCGTTTTTGAGAaagaggtgaagaaagaggatgTGAGGTAGGGTTGTGCGATTCTTTTTACGATTGCATCATCTAGCGATGATGGTGTCGACATCGTGATGTCACAAACGACGTTTTAGCATGTTTGAATTTGACTGCACCGCCGGAGTCTAGCAGCACACAGCAGGGTGACATGCAAATAGACTATTCCATAATTGCCATAGCCAAAATGtttaatacatacagtaccagtcaaaagtttggacacacctactcattccagggtttttcttcattttctattttctacattgtagaataatagtgaggacatcaaaactatgaaataacacatatggaatcatgtagtaaccaaaaaaaagtgttaaacaaatcaaaatatattttatagtttagattcttcaaagtgccACTTtttgccttgaggacagctttgcacactcttggcattctctcaaccagctgggcCCCAAAGTGAACAGGGAGGAGACTAGGCAGGTACAGCGGGAGTGGTTCTGGGACGCCAGAACTTACTGTTGAGCCTTTTTTGAGATGTCGTGGGCCGTATCTGCTCCGTCATTCTAGACATCGCCGAACCTTAATGTGAGGAAAGATTCATTGTGAAAGTTCCCCAGTCCCATTTATCTTTCTTAAACAAGGAAATAAACCTGGTTGACATGCCCTGCACTGTGATTTACatgtctgtccctcctctcctctcctcagtgccCCAGCCCTCGGCGAACTCGGGCCTCAGCACCCAGCCCCACCAGACCAGGTCTCTTCACGGGGCCCCCTCCTCAGGGGACCTGGTTCCTGGTGCCTCCCCCAGGAAGAAGCCTCGCAAGCAGCAACACGTCATTTCCACAGAAGAGACTGAGATGTTGGAGACCAACAGTACAGATGAGGACAGGGCTATGGGCCACAGGCCCCTGGGCAGCAGGGCTAAGAGGAGAGAGTCCCCTCCCAGGGAGTATGTGGGTAGGTGGCTCCCTCTATACCATGCACAGTTTGCACTCACCACGGTGGGGTCAAATTCcatttcagtcaattcaggaagtaaagtgACATTCCAGGTCGTATCAGTTCTGATACTAGTGCTTTGCTGTGATTTGTCTCAGATGAGGAAGGGGTACGTTACGTCCCTGTCAGGCCACGCCCACCTGTCACTCTGCTGCGTCACTATAGGAACCCCTGGAAGGCGGCCTATCACCACTTCCAGAGGTACAGCGACATCCGGATCAAAGGTCAGTATTGGTCCAATCAGAACGCTGAACAAAAACTTATGctcttttaaaaaaaatgtttttattttatttctcagAATGTCCTTTTTTCTACATCTTATGAAGCGGTTCTGACTAGCAGACATAGTGTATTTGATTAAATATGTTCTGGAACGCATATAAGGTGTTATAAGCAGGTGTGAGCCTTTATAATGTGTTATTATGAGGCTTCTAATGTTATGTCGCTCTAAGTATGTTACTATTAAGTTATTTTACTCGCTGATTTGGAACTCTGGTTGTATATGTCAGAGGATAAGTTGTTATAAGCATGTATAAGCTTTTAGGTCCCGCTTTAAATGACGTTCAGCTTATAAAGTCTTCATAAtgccttcataagcactacataaatgtgttacaaagcatctataaccgtatgtcatgctttataaagggttcataaatgtggctTAACTGTGTGATGTAATCACCAATGTCAACTGTGAACGTAAGCCACTATGTCAACTGTGATATAATcgtgtgctttataaagggtgctGTGTCGTGCTGAAGATGGATGGCACACTCTTTAACGTAAAGGGATGTCAGTCACATGACAGCTCATCTCGTTCCCAGACACTTCCAACCAAGTGTGCGGAAAGGTCTGACGGACCAACACATGAAACCTGGCCTTTATTAGTTACGCTTACGTTTAAATTAACTTTTTGAGTTATAATTCAGACTTTTTGACTGTGTTAACCAGTGACTGACAAATCCTTTACTCAGGTAAGGTCACTCCTATACAATTCtatagtgcttctacacctgcattgcttctacacctgcattgcttgctgtttggggttttaggctgggtttctgtacagcactttgagatatcagctgatgtaagaagggctttataaatacatttgatttgatatagtcaCTCCCACTAAGGCCACCTGTGAATGGTTGATATCCCAGGCTTATACACGGAGTATTACaaaacatgacatagactgaccaggtgaaagctatgatcccttattgatgttacttgttaaatccacttcaatcagtgtagatgaagaggaggagacgggttaaagaagaatttttaagcctcgagacaattgaaacatggattgtgtatatgtgtgccattcagagggtgaatgggcaagacaaaatatttaagtgccttaaaacggggtctggtagtaggtgccaggcacaccggtttatgtgtgtcaggaactgcaacactgctgggtttttcacgctcaacagtttcctgtgtgtatcaagaatggtccaccacccaacggacatccagacaacttgacacaactgtgggaagcattggagtcaacatgggccagcattcctgtggaacgcttttgacacctacagaaacactaaccttgatgaaagcccccaacataaagaaacactaaccttgatgaaagccccccaacctacagaaacactaaccttgatgaaagcccccaacctacaggaacactaaccttgatgaaagcccccaacctacagaaacactaaccttgatgacacacacacacacacacacacacacacctctcagagCAGCCTACAGGGTGTGCTACAGTAAAAGTATTGTAGGGGATTACTCAGTAGGCTCAGTATAATGTATATACGTTGTCATTTCATACCAGGCTCTGAATAATAGTATTGCTGGCCCATTCCATTGGCAGCCACAATGCCAGTCACTGTCAATGAAGTAGGCTAAAAACAGCTTTTAAAAGGCCTCAAcaactttctttttttttgctgctATGCATGACTGCGCTTTGGAGTTATCCTGCTGCACAGCATTGTGGGGGAAGTTGAGGTCAGGATTAATATTGACTAATGCACCAAAGAGTTGAAAGAAGTTTGACCATGCTAGAAATGTTTTAGAGTAATATAATTTTTATGCAATTTAGCGGactcttttatccaaagcgacttcgTCATGTgtgaatacatttttacatatatgggtggtcctgggaattgaacccactattCTGGCGTTACAGTGCTCTATCAAGATGCATGATGGGTTATAAATGCTTTGTGAAGCCTCAATTTAATATGATTTATAAGGTCTTTATTAAGTAGTGCTTATGCCACCCTTTATAAAACACAagtttatatattttacatagtgggttatgtcacatttgacattggggTTGGTTATGCCACATTTATAAACCATGACGTACGGTTCTAGATAATGTATTTATGTAGTGTTTATGAAGCCTTCATAAAGCTGCACATCATTTAAAGCGGGGTCAGTTTGGTCATGTTTTCTATTTATGTGTCTGTATCAGAGGAGAAGGAGTCGTTACAGGACGTGGCCAACCAGAGAGAAGTAGCACGGCGAGCTCAGGGATGGAGGATGCACTTGTGTGTTGCTCAGCTCATGCAGCTGGTGAGTGTCGTGGGGGAGACGTCTCTCAGTTCTCATTTGCAGACATTTAGTGTCGTCGGGGAGACGTCTCTCAGTTCTCATTTGCAGACATTTAGTGTCGTCGGGGAGACGTCTCTCAGTTCTCATTTGCAGACATTTAGTGTCGTCGGGGAGACGTCTCTCAGTTCTCATTTGCAGACATTTAGTGACGTTGAGGATACGTCTCTCAGTTCTCATTTGCAGACATTTAGTGACGTTGAGGATACGTCTCTCAGTTCTCATTTGCAGACATTTAGTGACGTTGAGGATACGTCTCTCAGTTCTCATTGGCAGCCACCAGAGGACATTTAGTGACGTTTTAATTAGTGAAAAACAGTGAAATGTGTATTTCATATTTTGGATAATATAATGCAGTACTTATGTCAATGTTCCTTAATGTCTTGTTGAACCCTTAAGTCttgccctgacccctgacctctaaccctgttcTGACCCCTAGTCGAACCTGGAGCATGATGTATATAGCATACTGACGTCCCCCCAGGCTGGATctgtaacctctgacccctagtcGAACCTGGAGCATGATGTATATAGCAGACTGACTTCCCTTCAGGCTGatctctaacctctgacccctagtcAAACCTGGAGCATGATGTCTATAGCAGACTGACGTCCCTCCAGGCTgatctctgacctctgacccctagtcAAACCTGGAGCATGATGTCTATAGCAGACTGACGTCCCTCCAGGCTGatctctgacctctaacctctgacccctagtcAAACCTGGAGCATGATGTCTATAGCAGACTGACGTCCCTCCAGGCTGatctctgacctctaacctctgacccctagtcAAACCTGGAGCATGATGTCTATAGCAGACTGACGTCCCTCCAGGAGGGGCTGATCCCTAAGAAGAGGGCCGGGGTCGACAACGAGCTGCACCGCATTAACGAACTCATACAGGTTTGTGGGTACAGTAACAGTAAATGTACAACATCATtttctagcatgggtaggatggtcataggatggtcatctgaatcagggttagtttggcagctggggtgaaagaggagcgattacgatagaagaaaccaagtctagatttaactttagcctg is from Salvelinus alpinus chromosome 16, SLU_Salpinus.1, whole genome shotgun sequence and encodes:
- the LOC139541672 gene encoding histone deacetylase complex subunit SAP130-like isoform X2, with translation MSSQPFSTAGMPAQSNPGGKPVSINQSSNQTAGPGEDSSGDVDHHGPQDLPASSRGGQEALSFREDKQETGVVRPYPQVPVQTYSLQSQVPALSQQVPNRAGTPGQPVTVSNLPVQLLQAQPAALVDGQMKAALKSLVPSRLIAPASSQVQGGHVPLPLPPKVQPALLGHITVTLESHMAPTSSIPVATISGQQGHSSNRHHLMPANIQIIRAPSVPQHTFTSHLPRGAVAAAVMSSCKGPAVLRPASGASVGPVQHTVHHITHQSIQSRSPVTSSTAVAPISATRNQSPVTSSTAVAPISATRNQSPVTSSTAVAPISATRNQSPVTSSTAVAPISATRNQSPVINPTFTQSAEVLHGHPGLTIHPPPATISIQRPQGARDTATRITLPSHPAIGGQKPQPPHTMTQKSIFCSGTPVAAATVVPILTNTGPGTTTTGTASHTQVTSGTIVTMTMPSHSSHATALSTSTIPVAKVVPQPIAHTSPRVQSDYLGERTNLIQPIAHTSPHVQSDYQPIAHTSPRVQSDYPVERTNLISISGNRSSPNPVTIEARSDNRPVHFQYFLPTFSSSPYPRTHTYTPITSSVSTIRQYPVTPQTPSSTLPSQPAVAVPTTLHLNPMQLMAVDRIGLQSAQISTQGIQPQPMGAQGIQPAPMGVQGLHSSGPIGTQGIQQAPIAGQQPEAKPSGMVLADGSTFVAGPFGATQPVATMVQTHPQGGVGGGAPTLVSSPRPSILRKKPANEGCGVGKTLIPAVSGEAHSGRVEGGVRGAGQPRAAGVKPKAEVHMTMVAPPVLVMAAVEALPSQGGAEQQAVSSPAQQHLSQAIPSNLLAPRGPPPPSQPSSTAHLSALPAAMAVTPTGPASMAKTVASPTQPAASSTAACSGGSAHTEVKIKQETESMEMYQPVPQPSANSGLSTQPHQTRSLHGAPSSGDLVPGASPRKKPRKQQHVISTEETEMLETNSTDEDRAMGHRPLGSRAKRRESPPREYVDEEGVRYVPVRPRPPVTLLRHYRNPWKAAYHHFQRYSDIRIKEEKESLQDVANQREVARRAQGWRMHLCVAQLMQLSNLEHDVYSRLTSLQADL
- the LOC139541672 gene encoding histone deacetylase complex subunit SAP130-like isoform X1, coding for MSSQPFSTAGMPAQSNPGGKPVSINQSSNQTAGPGEDSSGDVDHHGPQDLPASSRGGQEALSFREDKQETGVVRPYPQVPVQTYSLQSQVPALSQQVPNRAGTPGQPVTVSNLPVQLLQAQPAALVDGQMKAALKSLVPSRLIAPASSQVQGGHVPLPLPPKVQPALLGHITVTLESHMAPTSSIPVATISGQQGHSSNRHHLMPANIQIIRAPSVPQHTFTSHLPRGAVAAAVMSSCKGPAVLRPASGASVGPVQHTVHHITHQSIQSRSPVTSSTAVAPISATRNQSPVTSSTAVAPISATRNQSPVTSSTAVAPISATRNQSPVTSSTAVAPISATRNQSPVINPTFTQSAEVLHGHPGLTIHPPPATISIQRPQGARDTATRITLPSHPAIGGQKPQPPHTMTQKSIFCSGTPVAAATVVPILTNTGPGTTTTGTASHTQVTSGTIVTMTMPSHSSHATALSTSTIPVAKVVPQPIAHTSPRVQSDYLGERTNLIQPIAHTSPHVQSDYQPIAHTSPRVQSDYPVERTNLISISGNRSSPNPVTIEARSDNRPVHFQYFLPTFSSSPYPRTHTYTPITSSVSTIRQYPVTPQTPSSTLPSQPAVAVPTTLHLNPMQLMAVDRIGLQSAQISTQGIQPQPMGAQGIQPAPMGVQGLHSSGPIGTQGIQQAPIAGQQPEAKPSGMVLADGSTFVAGPFGATQPVATMVQTHPQGGVGGGAPTLVSSPRPSILRKKPANEGCGVGKTLIPAVSGEAHSGRVEGGVRGAGQPRAAGVKPKAEVHMTMVAPPVLVMAAVEALPSQGGAEQQAVSSPAQQHLSQAIPSNLLAPRGPPPPSQPSSTAHLSALPAAMAVTPTGPASMAKTVASPTQPAASSTAACSGGSAHTEVKIKQETESMEMYQPVPQPSANSGLSTQPHQTRSLHGAPSSGDLVPGASPRKKPRKQQHVISTEETEMLETNSTDEDRAMGHRPLGSRAKRRESPPREYVDEEGVRYVPVRPRPPVTLLRHYRNPWKAAYHHFQRYSDIRIKEEKESLQDVANQREVARRAQGWRMHLCVAQLMQLSNLEHDVYSRLTSLQEGLIPKKRAGVDNELHRINELIQGNMQRCKLVMDQVTEARDTMMKVLDHKDKVLKLLNQNGAVKKSNKLKRKDRA